The Streptomyces clavuligerus genome includes a region encoding these proteins:
- a CDS encoding 4'-phosphopantetheinyl transferase superfamily protein, translating to MDLVDPVVSVVSVVSVATTAEVLDRPGLDERLLAPWELRRLARIRVPSRRDDVLAARLLLRLCAARSTGLPLSALTRELAQYCAECDRHGHGRPYLRGRSGVGVSLSHADGLAAAAVGPGAVGIDVEPASRRPGPLPVLERLLPSAGLRAATAAPDPGAALLRLWVRREALFKAGASDGEEEGEEGRGGPRLLEWTDRRRAAVVSVATAAPAVVLPVTAFPAPAPNRMSGPPPAPAPKRMSGPLAVG from the coding sequence GTGGACCTGGTGGACCCGGTGGTCTCCGTGGTTTCCGTGGTTTCCGTGGCGACGACCGCGGAAGTCCTGGACCGTCCGGGGCTGGACGAGCGCCTGCTCGCGCCCTGGGAACTGCGACGGCTGGCCCGGATACGGGTGCCGAGCCGCCGGGACGACGTGCTCGCGGCCCGGCTGCTGCTGCGGCTGTGCGCCGCCCGGTCCACCGGACTGCCCCTGTCGGCGCTCACGCGGGAGCTGGCCCAGTACTGCGCCGAGTGCGACCGGCACGGGCACGGCCGCCCGTATCTGCGCGGCCGGTCCGGCGTCGGTGTCAGCCTGAGCCACGCCGACGGGCTGGCCGCGGCGGCCGTCGGACCGGGCGCGGTCGGCATCGACGTCGAGCCCGCGAGCCGCAGACCCGGCCCCCTGCCGGTGCTGGAACGGCTGCTTCCGTCGGCCGGACTGCGGGCGGCCACCGCCGCCCCGGACCCCGGAGCGGCGCTGCTGAGACTGTGGGTCCGCAGAGAGGCCCTGTTCAAGGCGGGAGCGTCCGATGGCGAGGAGGAGGGCGAGGAGGGGAGGGGCGGTCCGCGGCTGCTGGAGTGGACGGACCGCCGCCGGGCGGCCGTGGTGTCGGTGGCCACCGCCGCCCCGGCCGTGGTCCTCCCGGTCACCGCCTTCCCGGCCCCGGCTCCGAACCGGATGTCGGGCCCGCCCCCGGCCCCGGCCCCGAAGCGGATGTCGGGCCCGCTCGCCGTCGGTTGA
- a CDS encoding condensation domain-containing protein yields MAVTEVSEVSQVPEVSEVAEVAEVSEVPEVHDVPEVHDVPEAPEVAEVPEVAERSSVRPRPTAIRTVTVAYTGGEARRGPVTMGQANMIRCILRDEPTHINIHDVWPVPAGTRVEAAVDALRALAVRHEALRTTFPGPAGAVPREQTVATGGEFTVTVLNHDALPDDAAAYAESVARHSRAGRFRLDRDFPLRISLIALDGMPLFVALASSHAVTDGSALAVLREEWTTLLAEGTLPPLDMLTPLDLAAEETSPAGLRKSDASLRHWERILRTGPQAMFAEPGAEGTDTRQPGLVLRSRRGARALALVARRTGALPSTVLLTAWCTLVAHRTGQPSCVAAVPTSNRFLPQMSRSVNTLSQDALLLLDVREDSFDALLRKAWGAALNAYRHSRFDSLALWDMIGRTTWERGSAFARDVVFNDVSLLPSTLASATTDETEDPELEVGPGPEQVLPTRLLTFVYRTEPTLHLGVWADPALLPRSEAEAFLTGLVRLLEAAGAADVPLAALTEVTGVRPVERGSDWARVDGCWVSPRGVADALSTALGGRPAHVALDAPGTEAGGLTAYIAAGGSPLTPEQAHAALMDMLPGRPGLLAPRRYVIVQDPPPEQEQEQDREREQESGRGQRSEDGGWAGQPVLSEGDGRERKPESGTGTEAEAGTEAGAGAGTGTAAGSGAAGTADLA; encoded by the coding sequence ATGGCGGTGACCGAAGTGAGCGAAGTATCTCAAGTGCCCGAAGTATCTGAAGTAGCTGAAGTAGCTGAAGTATCCGAGGTGCCCGAGGTGCATGACGTACCCGAGGTGCATGACGTACCTGAGGCGCCCGAGGTGGCTGAGGTACCCGAGGTGGCCGAACGGTCATCCGTGCGGCCGAGGCCGACGGCCATCCGCACCGTCACCGTCGCCTACACGGGCGGCGAGGCCCGCCGGGGCCCCGTCACCATGGGGCAGGCCAACATGATCCGCTGCATCCTGCGGGACGAGCCCACCCACATCAACATCCACGACGTCTGGCCGGTACCGGCCGGGACCCGGGTGGAGGCCGCGGTCGACGCGCTGCGCGCGCTGGCCGTCCGGCACGAGGCGCTGCGGACCACGTTCCCCGGTCCGGCGGGCGCGGTGCCGCGCGAGCAGACGGTGGCGACCGGGGGCGAGTTCACCGTCACCGTCCTCAACCACGACGCCCTCCCCGACGATGCCGCCGCCTACGCCGAATCGGTGGCGCGGCACTCCCGCGCGGGCCGGTTCCGGCTGGACCGGGACTTCCCGCTGCGGATCTCGCTCATCGCCCTGGACGGGATGCCCCTCTTCGTCGCGCTGGCGTCCAGCCACGCCGTGACGGACGGGAGCGCGCTCGCCGTCCTCCGGGAGGAGTGGACCACCCTGCTGGCCGAGGGGACGCTGCCGCCCCTGGACATGCTCACGCCGCTCGACCTCGCCGCCGAGGAGACGTCCCCGGCGGGGCTGCGGAAGTCCGACGCGTCCCTGAGGCACTGGGAACGCATCCTCCGCACCGGCCCTCAGGCGATGTTCGCGGAGCCCGGCGCCGAAGGCACCGACACCCGGCAGCCGGGGCTCGTCCTGCGCTCCCGGCGGGGGGCCCGCGCGCTGGCGCTCGTGGCGCGGCGGACGGGCGCGCTGCCGTCGACGGTCCTGCTGACGGCGTGGTGCACGCTGGTCGCGCACCGCACCGGACAGCCCTCCTGCGTCGCCGCCGTCCCGACGTCCAACCGCTTCCTGCCCCAGATGTCCCGTTCGGTGAACACCCTCTCCCAGGACGCGCTGCTCCTGCTGGACGTCCGCGAGGACTCCTTCGACGCACTTCTGCGCAAGGCGTGGGGCGCCGCGCTCAACGCCTACCGGCACAGCCGGTTCGACTCCCTCGCCCTGTGGGACATGATCGGGCGGACGACATGGGAGCGCGGCAGCGCCTTCGCGCGCGATGTCGTCTTCAACGATGTGAGCCTGCTGCCGTCGACGCTCGCCTCCGCGACCACGGACGAGACCGAGGACCCTGAACTGGAAGTGGGCCCGGGGCCGGAGCAGGTGCTGCCGACCCGGCTGCTGACCTTCGTGTACCGGACCGAGCCGACGCTCCACCTCGGGGTGTGGGCCGACCCGGCGCTGCTCCCCCGGAGCGAGGCGGAGGCTTTCCTCACCGGGCTGGTCCGGCTGCTGGAGGCGGCAGGCGCGGCGGATGTGCCGCTCGCGGCGCTGACCGAGGTCACGGGGGTCCGGCCGGTGGAACGCGGTTCGGACTGGGCACGGGTGGACGGCTGCTGGGTCTCGCCGCGGGGTGTCGCCGACGCGCTGAGCACGGCGCTCGGGGGCCGACCGGCGCATGTCGCCCTGGACGCCCCGGGCACGGAGGCCGGGGGGCTCACCGCGTACATCGCCGCCGGTGGCTCCCCGTTGACACCGGAACAGGCCCACGCCGCCCTGATGGACATGCTCCCGGGCCGCCCCGGGCTGCTGGCCCCGCGCCGGTATGTGATCGTCCAGGACCCGCCCCCGGAGCAGGAACAGGAACAGGATCGGGAACGGGAACAGGAATCGGGACGGGGGCAGAGGAGCGAGGACGGCGGCTGGGCCGGGCAGCCGGTCCTCAGCGAAGGAGACGGCCGGGAACGGAAGCCGGAATCCGGAACGGGAACGGAAGCGGAAGCCGGAACCGAAGCAGGAGCAGGAGCAGGAACGGGAACGGCAGCGGGCTCAGGCGCGGCGGGAACGGCGGATCTGGCATGA
- a CDS encoding DUF6271 family protein yields the protein MRRVCLTLPTNRACAATIAAVGEEAAHGARHFGAEVRLLILDSSDGAAHEEHRAAVRALPPVPGVVVHHLDEARQRAFLREVVTRSGVAAPERVLGLMLPSGVSYGACTNRAFLIAEALGCSSVHRRDSDSRYQYRDGAPVLPLHQELTALGRRAADVTGLVTRSRLDPACADRAVALVGGSFVGEMSVDVAEIHALDPGIYREVVGLSIPDGIPEIWRGNLIKESFRGAGTAPFTGDVTTLTRVSPTRVDMCNIGLGREVYGRVPLPPATDTIGSDYFLVHAVHDARLPGVLHNRHIVNYHTGERRSDAGFLAYQLRFAKFLLATPYLNSVYERMTAAGDALLDDEGRIRSSAVAGFVRDSTGLDPAVNAERLDVLDRCYRKLDGRWTAVADALAERREKFLAEARNDMADFALLIDAWEPLTRAAPAVASVLVP from the coding sequence GTGCGCCGTGTCTGCCTGACCCTCCCCACCAACCGGGCCTGCGCCGCGACCATCGCGGCGGTCGGTGAGGAGGCCGCCCACGGCGCCCGCCACTTCGGCGCCGAGGTGCGGCTGCTGATCCTGGACTCGTCCGACGGGGCGGCGCACGAGGAGCACCGGGCGGCGGTACGGGCCCTGCCCCCGGTGCCCGGTGTGGTCGTCCACCATCTCGACGAGGCCCGGCAGCGGGCCTTCCTCCGGGAGGTCGTCACCCGCTCCGGTGTCGCCGCGCCGGAACGGGTCCTCGGACTGATGCTGCCGTCCGGTGTCTCCTACGGCGCCTGCACCAACCGGGCGTTCCTGATCGCGGAGGCCCTGGGCTGCTCCTCGGTGCACCGCCGGGACTCCGACAGCCGCTACCAGTACCGGGACGGCGCGCCGGTGCTGCCCCTGCACCAGGAGCTGACGGCCCTCGGCCGACGGGCCGCCGACGTGACCGGGCTGGTGACCCGCAGCAGGCTCGACCCCGCCTGCGCGGACCGGGCGGTGGCGCTGGTCGGCGGCTCGTTCGTGGGCGAGATGTCGGTGGACGTCGCGGAGATCCACGCACTCGACCCGGGCATCTACCGGGAGGTCGTCGGTCTCTCGATCCCCGACGGCATCCCGGAGATCTGGCGCGGGAACCTGATCAAGGAGTCCTTCCGGGGCGCGGGCACCGCCCCGTTCACCGGCGACGTCACCACCCTCACCCGGGTCAGCCCCACCCGTGTGGACATGTGCAACATCGGCCTGGGCCGCGAGGTCTACGGCCGTGTCCCGCTGCCGCCCGCCACCGACACCATCGGCAGCGACTACTTCCTCGTCCACGCGGTCCACGACGCCCGGCTGCCGGGCGTCCTGCACAACCGCCATATCGTCAACTATCACACCGGCGAACGCCGTTCGGACGCGGGATTCCTCGCCTACCAGCTCAGATTCGCGAAATTCCTGCTGGCCACGCCCTATCTGAACAGCGTGTACGAGCGCATGACGGCCGCCGGTGACGCGCTGCTCGACGACGAGGGGCGCATCCGCTCGTCCGCTGTCGCCGGATTCGTCCGGGACAGCACCGGTCTCGACCCGGCGGTGAACGCCGAGCGGCTCGACGTCCTCGACCGCTGTTACCGCAAGCTGGACGGCCGTTGGACGGCGGTCGCGGACGCCCTGGCCGAGCGCCGCGAGAAATTTCTCGCGGAAGCACGGAACGACATGGCGGACTTCGCCCTCTTGATCGACGCCTGGGAACCGCTCACCCGGGCAGCGCCCGCCGTCGCATCCGTCCTCGTCCCGTGA
- a CDS encoding restriction endonuclease gives MRPPAQGAARRRRSGWLPLRRPRGPAELVSAGVVALALLVLAARAALAAVEALTAVRPVLLLLALLAGVAVAARYRRVFTARRRQRERLALLRLSLADLDALDDRRFEYALRDLLVRDGWPARRVGGGGDQAADVIGDHRRRGRIVVQAKHTRVGGKVGSPVMYAVKGTAGPAHGADHAVVVTNGSFTRDAMAWGDRHGVHWVDRERLRRWAESGTALHELLGLPDRSIRSARPRGNRLGGAA, from the coding sequence ATGCGGCCACCGGCGCAAGGCGCGGCGCGGCGGCGCCGTTCGGGGTGGCTGCCGCTGCGGCGCCCGCGCGGTCCGGCCGAGCTGGTATCGGCGGGCGTGGTGGCCCTGGCCCTGCTCGTCCTGGCCGCCCGCGCGGCGCTCGCGGCGGTCGAGGCCCTGACGGCCGTTCGGCCGGTCCTGCTGCTGCTCGCCCTGCTCGCGGGAGTGGCCGTCGCGGCGCGGTACCGGCGGGTGTTCACGGCCCGGCGCCGACAGCGGGAGCGGCTGGCCCTGCTGCGGCTGTCCCTGGCCGACCTCGACGCCCTGGACGACAGACGCTTCGAGTACGCCCTGCGGGATCTGCTGGTCCGTGACGGCTGGCCCGCCCGCAGGGTGGGCGGCGGCGGGGACCAGGCCGCCGATGTCATAGGCGACCACCGCCGACGCGGCCGGATCGTCGTCCAGGCCAAGCACACCCGGGTCGGCGGGAAGGTGGGCTCGCCGGTGATGTACGCGGTGAAGGGCACGGCCGGACCGGCGCACGGGGCGGATCACGCCGTCGTCGTCACCAACGGTTCCTTCACCCGCGACGCCATGGCGTGGGGCGACCGGCACGGCGTCCACTGGGTCGACAGGGAACGGCTGCGGCGCTGGGCCGAGAGCGGAACGGCGCTGCACGAACTGCTCGGCCTGCCCGACCGGTCGATACGGTCCGCGCGCCCCCGAGGGAACCGGCTGGGCGGCGCCGCCTGA
- a CDS encoding transketolase family protein has protein sequence MDTMRERFISTTSRLLDDDPRLAVVLADISADGFAPAREAHPDRVINVGIREQLLIGVGGGLALTGLRPVVHTFASFLVERPFEQIKLDFGHQDTGAVLVSAGGSYDWPAGGFTHMAPGDVALLDTLDGWTIHVPGHPDEAEALLRKAVTGDDRVYVRLSLQQNETPLPVTGEGFLTLREGRSGVVVAVGPMLEAVAEAVRDLDVTLLYATTVRPFDSATLRRAVGGTGAAADVVIVEPYLAGTSTAAANDALRDLPHRVLGLGVGRKELRRYGQMDEHLTAHRLDAASLREDIGGFLGAR, from the coding sequence ATGGACACCATGCGCGAACGTTTCATCTCCACCACGTCCCGGCTGCTCGACGATGACCCGCGGCTGGCCGTCGTTCTCGCGGACATCAGCGCCGACGGCTTCGCACCCGCCCGGGAGGCCCACCCGGACCGGGTGATCAATGTGGGCATCCGCGAACAACTGCTGATCGGCGTCGGCGGAGGGCTGGCACTGACCGGGCTGCGGCCGGTCGTCCACACCTTCGCGAGCTTCCTGGTCGAGCGGCCCTTCGAGCAGATCAAGCTCGACTTCGGCCACCAGGACACCGGGGCGGTGCTGGTCAGCGCCGGTGGCTCGTACGACTGGCCGGCCGGGGGCTTCACCCATATGGCACCCGGCGATGTCGCCCTCCTGGACACGCTGGACGGCTGGACCATCCATGTCCCCGGCCACCCCGACGAGGCGGAGGCCCTGCTCCGCAAGGCGGTCACCGGCGACGACCGTGTCTATGTGCGGCTCTCGCTCCAGCAGAACGAGACGCCGCTCCCGGTGACCGGCGAGGGCTTCCTCACTCTGCGCGAGGGCCGTTCGGGGGTCGTGGTCGCGGTGGGTCCGATGCTGGAGGCCGTGGCCGAGGCCGTGCGCGACCTCGACGTCACCCTGCTCTACGCGACGACCGTCAGGCCCTTCGACAGCGCGACCCTGCGCCGGGCCGTCGGCGGTACGGGAGCGGCGGCCGATGTGGTGATCGTCGAACCGTATCTGGCGGGCACCTCCACCGCCGCGGCCAACGACGCGCTGCGCGACCTGCCCCACCGCGTGCTCGGACTGGGCGTGGGACGCAAGGAGCTGCGCCGTTACGGGCAGATGGACGAGCATCTGACCGCCCACCGGCTGGACGCGGCGTCGCTCCGGGAGGACATCGGCGGTTTCCTCGGCGCCCGATGA
- a CDS encoding transketolase translates to MTQTTANSHPVGARPEAGAEAEAEVGAGSRAGTAGPTATGFGDLDRLMSLMTGDEKHGPAATSTLDALWVLYDRVLRVSPATADAPERDRFLLSKGHGPMAYYAVLAAKGFVSEESLSGFGSYDSPLGHHPDRVLVPGAEIGSGSLGHGLPLGVGTALGLRAQGRTEPRVWVLIGDAELDEGSNHEAIAYAGPAGLEALHTLVIDNGSATHGWPGGIASRFASAGWSAVTVDGRDHEALYAAYTLPHPGRPHAVIARVESKADHGEPKIA, encoded by the coding sequence ATGACGCAGACGACAGCGAACAGCCACCCCGTCGGAGCCCGCCCTGAAGCCGGAGCCGAAGCCGAAGCCGAGGTCGGAGCCGGAAGCAGGGCCGGAACCGCCGGCCCCACCGCCACAGGCTTCGGCGATCTCGACCGGCTGATGTCCCTGATGACCGGGGACGAGAAGCACGGACCGGCCGCCACCTCGACACTCGACGCGCTGTGGGTGCTCTACGACCGGGTGCTGCGGGTGTCCCCCGCCACCGCGGACGCCCCGGAACGGGATCGGTTCCTGCTCTCCAAGGGCCATGGCCCGATGGCCTATTACGCCGTCCTGGCCGCCAAGGGCTTCGTCTCCGAGGAGTCACTGTCCGGTTTCGGCAGCTATGACTCACCGCTCGGTCACCACCCGGACCGGGTGCTGGTGCCCGGGGCGGAGATCGGCAGCGGGTCGCTCGGACACGGGCTGCCGCTCGGCGTGGGCACGGCGCTCGGACTGCGGGCGCAGGGGCGGACCGAGCCGCGGGTGTGGGTACTGATCGGGGACGCGGAGCTGGACGAGGGCAGCAATCACGAGGCCATCGCGTACGCGGGCCCCGCGGGGCTGGAGGCGCTGCACACCCTCGTCATCGACAACGGCTCCGCCACCCATGGCTGGCCGGGCGGGATCGCCTCCCGTTTCGCGTCGGCGGGCTGGTCGGCGGTGACCGTCGACGGGCGGGACCACGAGGCACTGTACGCGGCGTACACCCTGCCGCACCCCGGGCGTCCGCACGCGGTGATCGCCCGGGTGGAGTCCAAGGCCGACCACGGTGAGCCGAAGATCGCCTGA
- a CDS encoding phytanoyl-CoA dioxygenase family protein: MTASASAAPGRRRPYLHRAASERPYFSADGESYLAQTTLRELEKSRPLRVLSDEDFAHWQTYGYVIVREAIPAGAARRLLDFTWEFQGLDPDRPESWYEDRPFRSELDQQLHVYGFVEAYHHQLLWDSRQAQRVYDAFVDVWDCEELWVTLDRLNLNPPNVRNRDRSLISPTDRGFDIELHWDIDTTLGVPPQRVQGIIALNDTSPETGGFQCCPELFRQFEEWKTVQPAGRDPLRPAIDRAELPVVRPDLHPGDLLIWNGLLAHGVARNRSENGVRAVQYLSMMPALEEHARLRQSRVDSWRHLRTPRWNRTLVGDPVLHESKRYPTAALSGLGSRLLGLASWNEPDESDESTPAAATPGEERSGEQPSCAVSA, encoded by the coding sequence ATGACCGCTTCCGCATCCGCCGCCCCGGGCCGCCGCCGCCCCTATCTGCACCGGGCGGCCTCCGAACGCCCCTACTTCAGCGCCGACGGCGAGTCCTATCTCGCCCAGACCACCCTGCGGGAACTGGAGAAGTCCCGTCCGCTGCGGGTGCTGTCCGATGAGGACTTCGCGCACTGGCAGACCTACGGCTATGTCATCGTCCGGGAGGCGATCCCCGCCGGGGCCGCGCGCCGACTGCTCGACTTCACCTGGGAGTTCCAGGGGCTCGACCCCGACCGTCCGGAGAGCTGGTACGAGGACCGCCCGTTCCGCTCCGAGCTGGACCAGCAGCTCCACGTCTACGGTTTCGTGGAGGCGTACCACCACCAGCTCCTGTGGGACAGCCGCCAGGCCCAGCGGGTGTACGACGCGTTCGTCGACGTCTGGGACTGCGAGGAGCTGTGGGTCACCCTCGACCGGCTCAACCTCAACCCGCCCAATGTCCGCAACCGTGACCGTTCGCTCATCTCGCCCACGGACCGCGGCTTCGACATCGAGCTGCACTGGGACATCGACACCACGCTCGGCGTCCCGCCGCAGCGGGTGCAGGGCATCATCGCGCTCAACGACACCAGCCCCGAGACGGGCGGCTTCCAGTGCTGCCCGGAGCTGTTCCGGCAGTTCGAGGAGTGGAAGACGGTCCAGCCCGCTGGCCGCGACCCGCTGCGCCCCGCCATCGACCGGGCCGAACTCCCCGTCGTCCGGCCCGATCTGCACCCCGGCGACCTGCTGATCTGGAACGGGCTGCTCGCCCACGGCGTCGCGCGCAACCGCTCCGAGAACGGGGTACGGGCGGTGCAGTACCTGTCGATGATGCCCGCGTTGGAGGAGCACGCGCGACTGCGTCAGTCGCGGGTGGACTCCTGGCGGCATCTGCGCACCCCGCGCTGGAACCGCACCCTGGTCGGCGACCCGGTGCTGCACGAGTCCAAGCGCTACCCGACGGCCGCGCTCAGCGGACTCGGCAGCAGGCTGCTGGGGCTCGCCTCCTGGAACGAACCCGATGAATCCGATGAAAGCACCCCGGCGGCGGCCACCCCGGGCGAGGAGCGGAGCGGGGAGCAGCCGTCGTGCGCCGTGTCTGCCTGA
- a CDS encoding cation diffusion facilitator family transporter, with protein sequence MTVLVALGANLVIAAAKTAAGLLASSPALLSEAAHSVADSLNEVFLLIALRRSRRPADAQHPFGYGKERYFWALLAAVGIFVMGGCFSVYQGLHALGSSHQESHEGYIAGIVVLALSLLIESASLFRALHQAHRQRGAVRDPALRTVIAEDSTAVLGVLLALAGIVLHLVTGQVAWEAAASVAIGLLLVYVAYRLAREARERLIGEAVDPELSERIRAFLLSQDEIDSVASLLTMRLGLDSVLVAARIDLAPGIDSEDVELACVRIKERITEQWAQADQVFLDITEAPRRE encoded by the coding sequence GTGACGGTCCTGGTGGCACTCGGCGCGAACCTGGTGATCGCCGCCGCCAAGACGGCCGCCGGGCTGCTGGCCTCGTCCCCGGCGCTGCTGTCCGAGGCCGCGCACTCGGTCGCGGACAGCCTGAACGAGGTGTTCCTCCTCATCGCCCTGCGCCGCAGCAGACGGCCCGCCGATGCACAGCACCCGTTCGGCTACGGCAAGGAGCGGTACTTCTGGGCGCTGCTCGCCGCCGTGGGCATCTTTGTGATGGGCGGCTGTTTCTCCGTCTACCAGGGGCTGCACGCGCTGGGCTCGTCCCACCAGGAGTCCCACGAGGGGTACATCGCCGGGATCGTGGTGCTCGCGCTCTCGTTGCTGATCGAGAGCGCGTCCCTGTTCCGCGCCCTGCACCAGGCCCACCGGCAGCGCGGGGCGGTACGGGACCCGGCGCTGCGGACGGTGATCGCGGAGGACTCGACCGCCGTCCTCGGTGTGCTGCTCGCGCTGGCGGGGATCGTGCTGCACCTGGTCACCGGGCAGGTGGCCTGGGAGGCCGCCGCCTCCGTGGCCATCGGGCTGCTGCTCGTGTACGTGGCCTACCGGCTCGCCCGCGAGGCCCGTGAACGGCTGATCGGGGAGGCCGTGGACCCCGAGCTGAGCGAGCGCATCAGGGCCTTCCTGCTCTCCCAGGACGAGATCGACTCGGTCGCCTCCCTGCTCACGATGCGGCTCGGCCTGGACTCGGTGCTGGTGGCCGCCCGGATCGACCTGGCGCCCGGCATCGACAGCGAGGACGTCGAGCTGGCCTGCGTACGGATCAAGGAACGGATCACCGAGCAGTGGGCCCAGGCCGATCAGGTCTTCCTCGACATCACCGAGGCCCCGCGCCGGGAGTGA
- a CDS encoding MFS transporter, whose translation MTIDDVTVQQKPDPLPSPWRSRHFRLFFTARSTSLLADGMLMVSLTTAVLGAGHGAGGVGYALAAWMTPIALLVLFGGVLADRFTPQVMMIGADGVRMLAMIAMAALLAGDGRAALWQIMALMAVSGAATAMFQPGLASMVPQVAEDIQRANALLRISEAMSALIGPGLAGLLVAYGDVASSYVVIAAAYALSALGLAPLCKLRTTRDESDDPILRRLVTGWHEFRSRPWLWGVIAIWSMYGLFVFGPSLPLGAALLSEQHGADGYGWIASADGAGTIVGGLLGMRVRPRRPLVAGACAMFFFALNPLAPALGWSFTATAFVHVLAGCGFAFWGVMWATSVQSHIPLAVLSRVYAYDVAGSIMVIPLGRALSGPAAESVGADDVLLFSSVMSVVCIAAMLCVPAIRNLGREPQPVGGVDGTSDRNEGSDGAEGNGADGGGR comes from the coding sequence ATGACCATCGACGACGTAACGGTTCAGCAGAAGCCGGACCCGCTCCCCAGCCCCTGGCGCTCGCGCCACTTCCGTCTCTTCTTCACCGCCCGCAGCACCTCGCTGCTCGCCGACGGCATGCTCATGGTGTCGCTCACGACCGCCGTCCTCGGCGCGGGCCATGGAGCGGGCGGCGTGGGCTACGCGCTCGCCGCGTGGATGACACCGATCGCGCTGCTGGTCCTCTTCGGCGGGGTGCTGGCCGACCGCTTCACCCCCCAGGTGATGATGATCGGCGCCGACGGGGTACGGATGCTGGCCATGATCGCGATGGCGGCACTGCTCGCGGGTGACGGCCGGGCGGCGCTGTGGCAGATCATGGCCCTGATGGCGGTCAGCGGCGCGGCGACCGCGATGTTCCAGCCCGGCCTGGCCAGCATGGTCCCCCAGGTCGCCGAGGACATCCAGCGGGCCAACGCGCTGCTGCGCATCTCCGAGGCGATGAGCGCCCTGATCGGTCCCGGGCTCGCCGGGCTCCTCGTCGCGTACGGGGATGTCGCGAGCTCGTATGTGGTCATCGCGGCGGCCTACGCGCTCAGCGCACTGGGTCTTGCCCCACTGTGCAAACTCCGTACCACACGGGACGAGAGCGACGACCCCATCCTGCGCAGACTGGTCACCGGATGGCACGAGTTCCGGTCCCGCCCCTGGCTGTGGGGGGTCATCGCGATCTGGAGCATGTACGGGCTCTTCGTCTTCGGCCCGTCCCTGCCACTGGGCGCGGCGCTGCTCAGCGAGCAGCACGGCGCCGACGGCTATGGCTGGATCGCCTCCGCCGACGGCGCCGGCACGATCGTCGGCGGCCTCCTCGGCATGCGGGTCCGCCCCCGCCGTCCCCTGGTCGCGGGGGCCTGCGCGATGTTCTTCTTCGCCCTCAACCCGCTGGCTCCCGCGCTGGGTTGGTCCTTCACGGCGACGGCGTTCGTCCATGTCCTCGCGGGCTGCGGCTTCGCGTTCTGGGGAGTGATGTGGGCGACCAGCGTCCAGTCCCACATCCCGCTCGCCGTCCTGAGCCGGGTCTACGCCTATGACGTCGCGGGCTCCATCATGGTCATCCCCCTCGGCCGCGCCCTCTCCGGCCCGGCGGCCGAGTCCGTCGGCGCGGACGATGTGCTCCTCTTCTCGTCCGTCATGTCGGTCGTCTGTATCGCGGCCATGCTCTGCGTTCCCGCCATCCGCAACCTGGGCCGGGAGCCGCAGCCGGTCGGCGGAGTCGACGGGACGAGCGACCGGAACGAAGGGAGTGACGGGGCCGAGGGGAACGGCGCTGACGGCGGGGGTCGTTGA